Proteins found in one Butyrivibrio proteoclasticus B316 genomic segment:
- a CDS encoding PBECR4 domain-containing protein — protein sequence MGDVGKSQIIKRIHNAAVKYKKHLVGNTYMFVYDNTYVEVRFKKSSFAHLTGAETKLSAEEFYKHALKEKGLRPMEVSFSKAHPFDLAEKKTRFLADLYKLTITDVVIATDIQTLTFAYSIGITDLEFVICLGDDADASGKIKSSAKVPYSFRVEEIDNSKFNGLYEVTHIFEKKTGEKKYSVMSFGNSDTIATLPEEIKNKIDTNLIK from the coding sequence ATGGGAGACGTTGGGAAATCACAAATAATAAAAAGAATACATAATGCTGCAGTAAAATATAAAAAGCATCTTGTTGGCAATACATATATGTTTGTGTATGACAATACTTATGTAGAAGTAAGATTTAAAAAATCATCGTTTGCGCACTTGACAGGCGCAGAGACAAAATTAAGCGCGGAAGAGTTTTACAAACATGCTTTGAAAGAAAAAGGATTGAGACCAATGGAAGTGTCATTCAGCAAGGCCCATCCCTTTGATTTGGCAGAAAAGAAAACACGATTCCTTGCGGACTTATACAAACTCACAATTACAGATGTTGTTATAGCTACTGATATTCAAACTTTAACCTTCGCTTATAGCATCGGAATTACTGATCTTGAATTCGTTATCTGTCTGGGAGATGATGCTGACGCATCAGGAAAAATAAAGAGCAGTGCAAAAGTACCATATTCATTTAGGGTTGAAGAGATTGATAATTCGAAATTCAATGGCCTATATGAAGTAACACATATTTTTGAAAAGAAAACAGGAGAGAAAAAATATTCCGTAATGTCGTTTGGGAATAGTGATACCATAGCAACATTACCCGAAGAAATAAAAAACAAAATAGATACAAATTTAATAAAATAA